Proteins encoded together in one Capricornis sumatraensis isolate serow.1 chromosome 3, serow.2, whole genome shotgun sequence window:
- the INHBB gene encoding inhibin beta B chain, which translates to MDGLPGRALGAACLVMLAVGWLGPGVWGSPTPPPSPAAPQPPPPPPGAPGGAQDTCTSCGGFRRPEELGRVDGDFLEAVKRHILSRLQMRGRPNITHAVPKAAMVTALRKLHAGKVREDGRVEIPHLDGHASPGADGPERVSEIISFAETDGLASSRVRLYFFISNEGNQNLFVVQASLWLYLKLLPYVLEKGGRRKVRVKVYFQEQGPGDRWAAVEKRVDLKRSGWHTFPLTEPIQALFSRGERRLSLDVQCDGCRELAVVPVFVDPGEESHRPFVVVQARLGDSRHRIRKRGLECDGRTNLCCRQQFFIDFRLIGWNDWIIAPTGYYGNYCEGSCPAYLAGVPGSASSFHTAVVNQYRMRGLNPGTVNSCCIPTKLSTMSMLYFDDEYNIVKRDVPNMIVEECGCA; encoded by the exons ATGGACGGGCTGCCCGGTCGGGCGCTGGGGGCCGCCTGCCTTGTGATGCTGGCGGTCGGCTGGCTGGGGCCCGGGGTCTGGGGCTCTCCCACGCCCCCGCCGTCGCCCGCCGCGCCGcagccgcccccgccgccgcccggaGCCCCCGGCGGCGCGCAGGACACCTGCACGTCGTGCGGCGGTTTCCGGCGGCCGGAGGAGCTGGGCCGGGTAGACGGCGACTTCCTGGAGGCGGTGAAGCGGCACATCTTGAGCCGCCTGCAGATGCGGGGCCGGCCCAACATCACACACGCCGTGCCCAAGGCCGCCATGGTCACGGCCCTGCGCAAGCTGCACGCGGGCAAGGTGCGCGAGGACGGCCGGGTGGAGATCCCGCACCTCGACGGCCACGCCAGCCCGGGCGCCGACGGCCCGGAGCGCGTCTCCGAGATCATCAGCTTCGCCGAGACAG ATGGCCTGGCCTCCTCCCGGGTCCGCCTGTACTTCTTCATCTCCAACGAAGGCAACCAGAACCTGTTTGTAGTGCAGGCCAGCCTGTGGCTCTACCTGAAGCTGCTGCCCTACGTCCTGGAGAAGGGCGGCCGGCGGAAGGTGCGGGTAAAGGTGTACTTCCAGGAGCAGGGCCCTGGCGACCGCTGGGCCGCGGTGGAGAAGCGCGTGGACCTCAAGCGCAGCGGCTGGCACACCTTCCCACTCACCGAACCCATCCAGGCCCTGTTCTCACGCGGTGAGCGGCGTCTCAGCCTGGACGTGCAGTGCGACGGCTGCCGGGAGCTGGCCGTGGTGCCCGTGTTCGTGGACCCGGGCGAGGAGTCGCACCGGCCCTTTGTGGTGGTGCAGGCGCGGCTGGGCGACAGCAGGCACCGTATCCGCAAGCGGGGCCTGGAGTGCGACGGGAGGACCAACCTGTGCTGCCGGCAGCAGTTCTTCATCGACTTCCGCCTCATCGGCTGGAACGACTGGATCATTGCGCCCACCGGCTACTATGGGAACTACTGCGAGGGCAGCTGCCCTGCCTACCTGGCGGGGGTGCCGGGCTCGGCCTCCTCCTTCCACACGGCCGTGGTAAACCAGTACCGCATGCGGGGGCTGAACCCGGGCACCGTGAACTCCTGCTGTATTCCCACCAAGCTGAGCACCATGTCCATGCTCTACTTCGACGACGAGTACAACATCGTCAAGCGGGACGTGCCCAATATGATCGTGGAGGAGTGCGGCTGCGCATGA